A stretch of the uncultured Trichococcus sp. genome encodes the following:
- the rpsG gene encoding 30S ribosomal protein S7 gives MPRKGPVTKREVMPDPIYNSKLVTRLINRIMVDGKRGKAATILYNAFEMIKESTGNDPLEVFEQAMKNIMPVLEVKARRVGGSNYQVPIEVRPDRRMALGLRWLVSYSRLRGEDTMEERLAKEIMDAANNSGASVKKREDTHKMAEANKAFAHYRW, from the coding sequence ATGCCTCGTAAAGGTCCAGTCACAAAACGTGAAGTAATGCCAGATCCGATTTACAATTCTAAATTGGTGACTCGTTTGATCAACCGTATCATGGTTGATGGAAAACGTGGTAAAGCTGCTACCATTTTATATAACGCATTTGAAATGATTAAAGAATCTACAGGAAACGACCCGTTGGAAGTTTTCGAACAAGCTATGAAAAACATCATGCCTGTTTTAGAAGTAAAAGCACGTCGTGTAGGGGGTTCTAACTACCAAGTTCCTATCGAAGTACGTCCAGATCGTCGTATGGCTTTAGGCTTACGTTGGTTGGTAAGCTACTCTCGTCTACGCGGTGAAGATACTATGGAAGAGCGTCTGGCTAAAGAAATCATGGATGCTGCTAACAACTCTGGTGCTTCAGTTAAAAAACGTGAAGATACACATAAAATGGCAGAAGCTAACAAAGCTTTCGCTCACTACCGTTGGTAA
- the rpsL gene encoding 30S ribosomal protein S12: MPTINQLVRKPRQSAIEKSKSPALGKGYNSFKKSQTNTNSPQKRGVCTRVGTMTPKKPNSALRKYARVRLSNLLEVTAYIPGIGHNLQEHSVVLIRGGRVKDLPGVRYHIVRGALDTAGVNNRMQSRSKYGAKRPKKK, encoded by the coding sequence ATGCCTACAATTAATCAACTAGTGCGTAAACCGCGCCAATCTGCTATTGAAAAATCAAAATCTCCTGCTTTAGGAAAAGGTTACAATAGCTTCAAAAAATCACAAACAAATACAAACTCACCTCAAAAACGTGGTGTTTGTACGCGTGTGGGTACAATGACTCCGAAAAAACCTAACTCAGCGTTACGTAAGTACGCTCGTGTACGTTTGTCTAACTTGTTAGAAGTTACAGCTTACATTCCTGGTATCGGACATAACCTACAAGAACACAGCGTGGTGCTGATCCGTGGCGGACGTGTAAAAGACTTGCCAGGGGTACGTTATCACATCGTTCGTGGAGCTCTTGATACAGCCGGTGTAAACAACCGTATGCAAAGCCGTTCTAAATACGGTGCTAAGAGACCTAAGAAAAAATAA
- the ftsH gene encoding ATP-dependent zinc metalloprotease FtsH: MKKNNFLKSSGFYVLIFLAIIAVVSMITGGMETETSQEISSSEFMDALNSEEVDNFTIQPGAGVYEISGEYRTEQELEVSDSSSDLLLFDDTTSTTTKNFTTRVLPNDETLKQITDIAETTDTQMVPLEEDQSGAWISILFSVLPIVIFIFFMYMMMGQAGGGQGGNRNVMNFGKTKSEDATKKPIKVRFSDVAGAEEEKQELVEVVEFLKDPRRFTALGARIPAGVLLEGPPGTGKTLLAKAVAGEAGVPFFSISGSEFVEMFVGVGASRVRDLFDQAKKAAPAIIFIDEIDAVGRQRGAGMGGGHDEREQTLNQLLVEMDGFSGNEGIIVIAATNRSDVLDPALLRPGRFDRQILVGRPDVKGREAILKVHSRNKPLASDVDLKVVAQQTPGFSGADLENLLNEAALVAARRNKTKIDALDVDEAHDRVIAGPAKRDRVISKREREMVAYHEAGHTIVGMVLSDARVVHKVTIVPRGRAGGYAIMLPKEDRFLMTKDELLEQVVGLLGGRVAEEVVFNVQTTGASNDFEQATGLIRSMVTEYGMSEKLGTVQYEGNHQVFVGRDYGQTKAYSEDIAYQIDSEVRRMMSEAHIRARQIIEEHREQLNLIAEKLLKLETLDEKTIRSLFETGQMPSDSNAEEYPSEKAQTFEEAKRALEKKEAEKVHQEEQALVNDEAADASEVTLPAGETGEKKDTDTEEK, translated from the coding sequence ATGAAAAAAAATAATTTTCTTAAAAGCAGCGGCTTTTATGTGCTGATCTTCCTTGCAATCATTGCGGTAGTGTCGATGATTACAGGCGGCATGGAGACAGAGACGAGCCAAGAAATTTCATCAAGCGAATTTATGGATGCTTTGAACTCGGAAGAGGTGGATAATTTTACGATCCAACCGGGTGCAGGTGTTTATGAAATCAGCGGTGAATACCGCACCGAACAAGAACTGGAAGTGTCTGATTCATCCAGCGATCTGCTGTTGTTTGATGATACGACCAGTACAACGACGAAGAATTTCACAACTAGAGTTTTACCGAATGACGAAACTCTGAAACAGATCACGGATATCGCTGAAACGACGGATACACAAATGGTGCCGTTGGAAGAAGACCAATCCGGCGCATGGATCAGCATCCTTTTCAGTGTATTGCCGATCGTCATCTTCATCTTCTTCATGTACATGATGATGGGGCAAGCTGGAGGCGGACAAGGCGGTAACCGCAATGTCATGAACTTCGGAAAAACGAAGTCTGAAGATGCCACCAAAAAACCGATCAAAGTACGTTTTTCTGACGTTGCCGGTGCAGAGGAAGAAAAACAAGAACTTGTCGAAGTCGTGGAATTCCTGAAGGACCCACGCCGTTTCACTGCGCTTGGCGCAAGGATTCCGGCAGGCGTTTTGCTTGAAGGACCTCCAGGTACAGGTAAGACCTTATTGGCCAAAGCTGTCGCTGGTGAGGCCGGTGTGCCTTTCTTCTCGATTTCCGGTTCGGAATTCGTAGAAATGTTTGTCGGTGTCGGCGCCAGTCGTGTGCGTGATTTGTTTGATCAAGCCAAAAAAGCGGCTCCTGCAATCATCTTCATCGATGAAATCGATGCAGTTGGACGTCAACGTGGCGCAGGTATGGGTGGCGGACATGATGAACGCGAACAGACGCTGAATCAACTGTTGGTTGAGATGGATGGTTTCTCAGGCAATGAAGGCATCATCGTAATTGCCGCTACCAACCGTTCGGACGTACTCGATCCGGCATTGCTTCGTCCAGGCCGTTTTGACCGCCAAATTCTGGTCGGCAGACCGGATGTAAAAGGCCGCGAAGCGATACTGAAAGTGCATTCCCGCAATAAACCGTTGGCAAGCGATGTTGATCTGAAAGTTGTCGCGCAACAGACACCAGGTTTCTCTGGAGCAGATCTGGAAAACTTGTTGAACGAAGCTGCTCTGGTCGCTGCTAGACGGAACAAAACAAAAATCGATGCGCTTGATGTGGATGAGGCGCATGACCGTGTCATCGCCGGCCCTGCCAAGCGGGATCGTGTGATCAGCAAGCGCGAACGCGAAATGGTTGCCTACCATGAAGCCGGCCATACAATTGTCGGTATGGTACTGAGCGATGCACGCGTTGTCCACAAAGTTACGATCGTTCCACGCGGTCGCGCTGGTGGATATGCAATCATGCTTCCGAAAGAAGATCGATTCCTCATGACGAAGGATGAGTTGTTGGAACAAGTTGTCGGATTGCTTGGTGGACGTGTAGCGGAGGAAGTTGTCTTCAACGTCCAAACTACAGGCGCCAGCAACGACTTCGAACAAGCTACCGGCTTGATCAGAAGCATGGTTACCGAGTACGGCATGAGCGAAAAATTAGGCACTGTGCAGTATGAAGGGAATCATCAGGTATTCGTCGGACGTGACTACGGCCAAACCAAAGCTTACTCTGAAGATATTGCTTACCAGATCGACTCGGAAGTCCGTCGCATGATGAGTGAAGCGCATATCAGAGCGCGTCAGATCATCGAAGAACACCGTGAACAACTGAATTTGATCGCTGAGAAATTGTTGAAACTGGAAACATTGGATGAGAAAACAATCCGCAGCCTGTTCGAAACCGGCCAAATGCCTTCGGACTCAAATGCAGAAGAATATCCAAGCGAAAAAGCACAGACTTTTGAAGAGGCCAAACGGGCCCTTGAAAAAAAAGAAGCTGAAAAAGTTCATCAGGAAGAGCAAGCGCTTGTTAACGACGAAGCCGCAGATGCTTCCGAAGTTACATTGCCTGCTGGTGAAACAGGGGAAAAGAAAGACACAGATACCGAAGAAAAATAA
- the cysK gene encoding cysteine synthase A, with translation MVKIVNSIASLIGETPMIKLNKVVPDGVADVYVKLESFNAGGSVKDRIALNMIEVAEEEGLLKPGYTIVEPTSGNTGVGLAMLAAAKGYKAIFVMPDTMSMERRLLLAAYGAELVLTPGAEGMNGSIAKAREISAQPEHFMPMQFDNSANPAVHEAITGPEIIEAFEGKTPDAFIAGVGTGGTVTGVGKALRKVNPNVEIYALEPTDSAVLSGKPKGPHKIQGIGAGFIPSVLDTTLYNGIVQVSNEQAFEMTRRVAREEGILVGISGGAAIAGAIEVAIRLGKGKSVVTVAPDNGERYLSTPLFSEQ, from the coding sequence ATGGTAAAAATAGTCAATTCAATTGCGAGTTTGATCGGGGAAACGCCGATGATCAAACTGAATAAAGTGGTGCCTGATGGTGTCGCTGATGTTTACGTCAAACTAGAATCGTTCAATGCGGGTGGGAGCGTGAAGGATCGCATCGCTCTGAATATGATCGAAGTGGCGGAGGAAGAAGGTCTTCTGAAACCTGGATATACAATCGTGGAACCGACCAGTGGCAATACCGGTGTCGGTCTTGCCATGCTGGCTGCTGCAAAAGGCTACAAAGCCATTTTTGTGATGCCGGATACGATGAGCATGGAAAGGCGTTTACTATTGGCAGCTTACGGTGCAGAATTGGTTCTGACGCCAGGAGCTGAAGGGATGAATGGTTCGATTGCGAAGGCAAGGGAAATCTCAGCGCAACCGGAACACTTTATGCCGATGCAGTTCGATAATTCTGCCAACCCTGCTGTGCATGAAGCCATCACCGGACCGGAAATCATCGAGGCTTTCGAAGGCAAGACGCCTGATGCCTTCATCGCTGGAGTCGGAACGGGCGGAACCGTGACGGGAGTCGGCAAGGCTTTGCGCAAAGTCAATCCGAATGTGGAGATATATGCACTGGAGCCTACCGATTCGGCTGTATTGAGCGGAAAGCCTAAAGGCCCGCACAAAATCCAAGGTATCGGTGCGGGCTTTATCCCGTCGGTATTGGACACTACACTTTACAACGGTATCGTCCAAGTTTCCAATGAACAAGCCTTCGAAATGACTCGCCGTGTTGCACGGGAAGAAGGCATTCTGGTCGGTATTTCAGGCGGAGCTGCCATCGCCGGAGCAATCGAAGTGGCCATCCGTTTAGGGAAAGGTAAATCCGTCGTGACTGTTGCACCGGACAACGGGGAACGCTATCTGTCCACGCCTCTATTCAGCGAACAGTAA
- the lysS gene encoding lysine--tRNA ligase, which yields MNDQLLIRREKMQSLREEGIEPFQNGFVRTHLSATIHQEFDAFTKEEIEAKDETIVSVAGRIMTKRGKGKVGFAHLQDSKGQIQIYVRKDVVGEEDYAIFKQADLGDIIGVTGPIMKTDAGEVTIKPTQLVHLTKALRPLPDKYHGLTNVEQKYRQRYLDLISNKESFDKFVQRSQIISEIRTYLNGLGYLEVETPTLHNMAGGATARPFITHHNALDMELYMRIALELHLKRLVIGGMEKVYEIGRVFRNEGIDTTHNPEFTMLEMYTAYTDFHDVMEVVEGIFETVTTKVKGSSTVVYDGTEINMAGPYPRIHMVDAVKSVTGVDFWEPMTDAEAQALAEKHNVPFTKNMTVGHIINEFFEAFVEDTLVQPTFIYGHPLAISPLARKNEEDPRFTDRFEIFIMGKEYGNAFTELTDPIDQRERFEAQAMEKEQGNDEAHGVDEDFIEALEYGMPPTGGLGIGIDRFVMMLTDSQSIRDVLLFPTMRNLEI from the coding sequence ATGAATGACCAGTTGCTGATTCGCCGTGAAAAAATGCAGTCTTTGCGCGAAGAAGGAATTGAACCCTTTCAAAATGGGTTTGTAAGAACACATTTATCCGCAACTATCCATCAAGAGTTCGATGCTTTTACGAAAGAGGAAATCGAAGCAAAAGATGAGACCATCGTTTCAGTAGCCGGCAGAATCATGACAAAACGCGGAAAAGGGAAGGTTGGTTTTGCTCATTTGCAGGACAGCAAAGGCCAAATTCAAATTTACGTGCGCAAAGACGTTGTTGGGGAAGAGGATTATGCTATCTTTAAGCAGGCCGATCTCGGAGACATCATTGGCGTAACAGGCCCGATCATGAAAACCGATGCAGGTGAAGTCACCATCAAACCGACGCAGCTTGTGCATCTGACCAAAGCCTTGCGTCCGTTGCCTGACAAATATCATGGCTTGACGAACGTTGAACAGAAATACCGTCAACGCTATCTTGACTTGATCAGCAACAAAGAGAGCTTCGATAAGTTCGTGCAGCGCAGTCAGATCATTAGCGAAATCAGAACCTACCTGAACGGACTGGGCTATTTGGAAGTCGAAACACCGACTTTGCACAATATGGCAGGTGGGGCTACCGCTAGACCTTTCATCACGCATCACAATGCATTGGATATGGAATTGTACATGCGCATCGCGTTGGAGTTGCACCTGAAACGCCTTGTGATCGGCGGTATGGAAAAGGTTTATGAAATCGGTCGTGTATTCCGTAACGAAGGAATCGATACAACCCACAACCCTGAATTCACGATGTTGGAAATGTACACGGCATATACCGATTTCCATGATGTGATGGAAGTGGTTGAAGGCATCTTTGAGACGGTCACGACAAAAGTCAAAGGTTCTTCAACAGTGGTCTATGACGGTACCGAAATCAATATGGCCGGACCATATCCGCGCATCCACATGGTTGACGCAGTGAAATCAGTCACGGGTGTCGACTTCTGGGAACCGATGACGGACGCAGAGGCGCAAGCTTTGGCGGAAAAACACAATGTGCCGTTCACGAAAAATATGACTGTAGGGCACATCATCAATGAATTTTTCGAAGCATTTGTGGAAGATACATTGGTTCAACCGACTTTCATCTACGGCCATCCGTTGGCAATCTCTCCACTGGCACGAAAAAATGAAGAAGATCCACGCTTTACGGATCGTTTTGAAATCTTCATCATGGGCAAGGAATACGGAAACGCGTTTACCGAGCTTACGGATCCGATCGATCAAAGAGAACGTTTCGAAGCGCAAGCGATGGAAAAAGAGCAGGGCAATGACGAAGCGCATGGCGTTGACGAAGACTTCATCGAGGCTTTGGAATACGGTATGCCTCCGACAGGCGGCTTAGGTATCGGCATCGACAGATTCGTGATGATGTTGACGGATAGTCAATCAATCCGTGACGTTCTGTTGTTCCCTACGATGAGAAATCTGGAGATTTAA
- the hslO gene encoding Hsp33 family molecular chaperone HslO, producing the protein MSDYLIKALAYEGQFRAYAIDATEAVAEAQRRHDTWSASSAALGRTMVGTLLLAAAGLKNEEKMTVIVNGDGLGGRILADANGKGDIKAYISNPNVNLSLNGDGKLDVRAVVGTEGTLTVIKDLGMKEPFTGQVSLISGELGEDFTYYMANSEQIPSAIGLSVLVDTDDSIKAAGGFMIQVMPDASDEAITKVEQNIAAIPLVSRLMENGETPEQILARILGEENVEVLEKMSVRFHCDCSRERFAGGLSSIGKDELQEMIDEDHGAEVVCHFCGEKYHYSEEHLQELVKAIDENRAANI; encoded by the coding sequence ATGAGTGATTATTTAATTAAGGCGTTAGCCTATGAAGGACAATTCCGGGCCTATGCGATCGACGCCACAGAAGCGGTTGCGGAGGCGCAAAGAAGGCATGATACATGGAGCGCCTCGTCTGCAGCTTTGGGCCGCACGATGGTAGGGACCTTGTTGCTGGCTGCAGCCGGATTGAAGAATGAAGAAAAAATGACTGTAATCGTGAACGGGGACGGCCTGGGAGGCCGAATCCTCGCTGATGCGAACGGAAAAGGCGATATCAAAGCCTATATTTCAAACCCGAATGTCAACCTTTCCTTGAACGGCGACGGCAAACTGGATGTACGCGCAGTCGTGGGGACGGAAGGCACCTTGACCGTCATCAAGGATTTAGGGATGAAAGAACCGTTTACGGGACAAGTGTCTCTGATCAGTGGAGAATTGGGTGAAGATTTCACCTACTACATGGCGAATTCTGAGCAGATCCCTTCAGCCATCGGGTTGAGTGTATTGGTGGACACCGATGATTCGATCAAAGCTGCTGGTGGATTCATGATCCAAGTGATGCCTGACGCCAGCGATGAAGCCATCACGAAAGTGGAACAGAATATAGCAGCCATTCCGTTGGTTTCCAGGTTAATGGAAAACGGCGAAACGCCTGAACAGATTTTGGCGCGAATATTGGGTGAAGAAAATGTGGAAGTCTTGGAGAAGATGTCGGTGCGTTTTCACTGCGATTGTTCAAGAGAACGTTTCGCTGGCGGCTTGAGTTCGATCGGTAAAGATGAACTTCAGGAAATGATCGATGAGGACCACGGCGCTGAGGTTGTCTGCCATTTCTGTGGCGAAAAATACCACTATTCGGAAGAACATCTGCAGGAATTGGTAAAAGCCATTGATGAGAACCGAGCCGCCAACATCTGA
- the hpt gene encoding hypoxanthine phosphoribosyltransferase gives MLHPDIKEILYTEEEISAVVKDLGAQMTKEYEGKNPLVIGVLKGAVMFMTDLSRAMNCDLELDFMDVSSYGAGMESSGDVKIVKDLDTSVEGRDLLIVEDIIDTGRTLSYLIEIFKHRKAKSIKVVTLMDKKERRVVELEADYIGINVPNEFVVGYGLDFNEKYRNLPYIGILKTEVYE, from the coding sequence ATGTTGCATCCTGATATCAAGGAAATATTATACACTGAAGAAGAAATCAGTGCAGTAGTCAAAGACTTGGGCGCACAAATGACGAAAGAATATGAAGGGAAAAATCCATTAGTGATCGGCGTACTGAAAGGTGCCGTCATGTTCATGACCGACTTGTCGCGTGCGATGAACTGCGATCTGGAATTGGACTTCATGGACGTTTCCAGCTACGGAGCCGGAATGGAATCAAGCGGAGATGTCAAAATTGTGAAAGATTTGGATACCTCAGTTGAGGGCAGGGATTTGTTGATTGTGGAGGACATCATCGACACCGGCCGGACACTGAGCTACCTGATTGAAATATTTAAACACCGTAAAGCCAAATCCATTAAAGTGGTCACTTTGATGGACAAAAAAGAACGTCGCGTCGTGGAATTGGAAGCGGATTACATCGGTATCAACGTTCCGAACGAGTTCGTTGTCGGATACGGATTGGACTTCAACGAAAAGTACCGAAACCTCCCTTATATCGGGATTTTAAAAACCGAAGTTTATGAGTAA
- the fusA gene encoding elongation factor G → MAQREFSLHNTRNIGIMAHIDAGKTTATERILYYTGKIHKIGETHEGASQMDWMEQEQERGITITSAATTAQWKGYRVNIIDTPGHVDFTIEVERSLRVLDGAVALLDAQSGVEPQTETVWRQATTYGVPRIIFANKMDKMGADFLYSLGTLHDRLNANAHPIQLPIGSEDTFKGIIDLVEMKAEIYDNDEGTEYHEEDIPAEYLEAAEEWHTKLVEAVAETDEALMEKYLDGEEITKEELKKGIRTATCNVEFFPMLCGSAFKNKGVQLLLDAVIDYLPSPLDVPAITGTDDDGEEISVPASDEAPFAALAFKVMTDPFVGRLTFFRVYAGTLQSGSYVQNATKGKRERVGRILQMHANSRSEIPEVFSGDIAAAVGLKDTTTGDTLCDEKIHVILESMNFPEPVIEVAIEPKSKADQDKMGIALQKLSEEDPTFRASTNPETGQTIIAGMGELHLDIIVDRMKREFKVEATVGAPQVSYRETFRQSVQSEGKFVRQSGGKGQFGHVWVEFTPNEEGKGFEFENAIVGGVVPREYIPAVEAGLKDAMENGVLAGYPLVDVKAKLYDGSYHDVDSSETAFKVAASLALRNAAKKADPAILEPMMAVEITVPDDYLGDVMGHVSSRRGRIEGTEARGNAQIVKSSIPLSEMFGYATTLRSSTQGRGTFSMTFDHYEAVPKAVQEEIIKKSGKNSEE, encoded by the coding sequence ATGGCACAAAGAGAATTTTCTCTACATAATACGAGAAATATCGGTATCATGGCTCATATTGACGCTGGTAAAACAACGGCAACTGAACGTATTTTGTACTATACCGGTAAAATCCATAAGATCGGTGAGACCCACGAGGGTGCTTCACAAATGGACTGGATGGAACAAGAGCAAGAACGTGGTATTACCATCACTTCAGCTGCTACTACTGCACAATGGAAAGGGTATCGCGTAAACATCATCGATACTCCTGGACACGTGGACTTCACTATTGAAGTTGAACGTTCCCTGCGTGTATTGGATGGCGCTGTCGCTTTGCTTGATGCACAATCAGGTGTAGAACCTCAAACTGAAACAGTTTGGCGTCAAGCTACAACTTATGGTGTTCCTCGTATCATTTTCGCTAACAAAATGGACAAAATGGGAGCAGATTTCTTGTACTCTTTAGGTACGCTCCATGACCGTCTGAACGCTAATGCGCATCCGATTCAATTGCCGATTGGTTCTGAAGATACATTCAAAGGTATCATCGATTTAGTCGAAATGAAGGCTGAAATCTATGACAACGATGAAGGTACTGAATACCATGAAGAAGATATCCCTGCGGAATATCTTGAAGCGGCTGAAGAATGGCATACTAAATTAGTTGAAGCTGTTGCTGAAACTGATGAAGCCTTGATGGAAAAATATCTTGATGGTGAAGAAATTACGAAAGAAGAATTGAAAAAAGGTATCCGTACCGCTACATGTAATGTAGAATTTTTCCCGATGCTTTGCGGTTCTGCTTTCAAAAATAAAGGTGTTCAATTATTGCTTGATGCAGTTATCGACTACCTTCCATCACCATTGGATGTTCCGGCCATCACAGGTACTGACGATGACGGTGAAGAAATAAGTGTTCCTGCAAGCGACGAAGCGCCATTTGCAGCTCTAGCATTTAAAGTTATGACTGACCCGTTTGTGGGCCGTCTGACATTCTTCCGTGTATACGCTGGTACGCTACAAAGTGGTTCTTACGTTCAGAATGCTACAAAAGGCAAACGCGAACGTGTTGGACGTATCCTGCAGATGCATGCTAACAGCCGTAGTGAAATTCCTGAAGTATTCTCAGGAGACATCGCTGCAGCAGTTGGTTTGAAAGATACAACTACTGGGGACACTTTGTGTGATGAGAAGATACATGTTATCCTTGAATCCATGAATTTCCCGGAACCAGTTATCGAAGTTGCGATTGAGCCTAAATCAAAAGCTGACCAAGATAAAATGGGTATCGCGCTACAGAAACTTTCTGAAGAAGATCCTACTTTCCGTGCTTCCACAAATCCAGAGACTGGTCAAACGATCATCGCTGGTATGGGTGAGTTGCACTTGGACATCATCGTTGACCGTATGAAACGTGAGTTCAAAGTTGAAGCTACAGTAGGTGCTCCTCAAGTATCTTACCGTGAAACATTCCGTCAATCAGTTCAATCTGAAGGTAAATTCGTTCGTCAATCAGGTGGTAAAGGTCAATTCGGTCACGTATGGGTTGAATTTACTCCTAATGAAGAAGGAAAAGGCTTTGAGTTCGAAAATGCTATCGTCGGTGGGGTTGTTCCTCGTGAATACATCCCTGCAGTTGAAGCTGGTTTGAAAGACGCAATGGAAAATGGTGTGTTGGCTGGTTATCCTTTAGTTGACGTTAAGGCTAAATTGTATGATGGTTCTTACCATGATGTCGATTCATCTGAAACAGCATTTAAAGTTGCTGCTTCACTTGCTTTGCGTAACGCAGCTAAAAAAGCTGACCCTGCAATCCTTGAGCCAATGATGGCTGTAGAAATTACAGTTCCTGATGATTATTTGGGAGATGTAATGGGACATGTAAGTTCTCGTCGTGGACGTATCGAAGGTACTGAAGCACGCGGAAACGCACAAATCGTTAAGAGCAGCATTCCATTATCAGAAATGTTTGGATATGCTACAACTCTACGTTCTTCTACACAAGGCCGCGGAACATTCTCAATGACATTTGATCATTACGAAGCTGTTCCTAAAGCTGTCCAAGAAGAAATCATCAAGAAGAGCGGAAAAAATAGCGAAGAGTAA
- the dusB gene encoding tRNA dihydrouridine synthase DusB, producing MYKIGNIEINNPVAVAPMAGISNAAFRVTVKEMGAGLVVCEMISDKGIQFRNEKTLRMLHIEPNEYPLSVQIMGGNKDTLVEAAKYVAENTEAAIIDINMGCPVSKVIKAEAGAKWLLDPGKVYEMVSAVVDAVDKPVTVKMRTGWDSDHLFAVENALAAERAGAAAVAMHGRTRVQMYEGKADWNIFKDVKQALTRIPLLGNGDVKTPEDAKRMMDETGVDGVMIGRAALSNPWMIKQTVHYLETGEMLPQSTPREKLEIAKLHLDRLTDLKGETVAVKEFRSIAAYYLKGIPRASKTKAAVTSASRQQEVVDLLDRFIFEIEEREASKEARTFEKIEINS from the coding sequence ATGTATAAAATTGGCAATATTGAAATCAATAATCCGGTCGCGGTAGCGCCTATGGCCGGAATCAGCAACGCTGCCTTCCGTGTCACCGTCAAAGAGATGGGGGCAGGCTTAGTCGTTTGCGAGATGATCAGTGATAAGGGCATCCAATTCCGCAACGAGAAGACATTGCGGATGCTGCACATCGAGCCGAATGAATATCCATTGAGCGTCCAGATCATGGGCGGCAACAAGGATACGCTGGTCGAAGCGGCAAAATACGTTGCGGAAAACACGGAAGCAGCAATCATCGACATCAACATGGGCTGCCCCGTCAGCAAAGTCATTAAGGCCGAAGCAGGAGCCAAGTGGTTGTTGGATCCGGGCAAGGTCTACGAAATGGTTTCCGCTGTCGTGGATGCCGTTGATAAGCCTGTCACCGTGAAAATGCGGACCGGTTGGGATTCCGATCATCTTTTTGCAGTGGAAAATGCCTTGGCGGCAGAACGCGCTGGTGCGGCCGCCGTTGCGATGCATGGACGCACCCGCGTACAGATGTATGAAGGCAAAGCCGATTGGAACATCTTCAAGGACGTCAAACAGGCTTTGACGCGTATCCCTTTATTAGGGAACGGTGATGTGAAGACGCCTGAAGATGCGAAGCGGATGATGGACGAAACCGGCGTGGATGGTGTCATGATCGGCCGAGCTGCCTTGAGCAATCCTTGGATGATCAAACAGACAGTCCACTATCTGGAAACCGGAGAAATGTTGCCGCAATCGACCCCGCGCGAGAAGTTGGAAATCGCCAAACTGCACTTGGACAGATTGACCGATCTTAAGGGTGAAACAGTCGCCGTCAAAGAGTTCCGCAGCATCGCGGCATATTACCTGAAAGGCATTCCGCGTGCTTCAAAAACGAAAGCGGCAGTCACATCCGCATCCAGACAACAAGAAGTTGTCGATTTGTTGGATCGCTTCATTTTCGAAATAGAGGAGCGCGAAGCCTCAAAAGAAGCGCGTACATTCGAGAAAATCGAAATAAATAGCTAA